A genomic segment from Sander vitreus isolate 19-12246 chromosome 3, sanVit1, whole genome shotgun sequence encodes:
- the tex12 gene encoding uncharacterized protein tex12 has protein sequence MKEATPMVEKLIPPTLNKRAVNNNKAPKQTALQETEHTPANQDKSPPKKKKPPSKPSTLESADLFVATTAGASREVSMLFSKFAEVLSERAAADTSQMKELEGILTEAQNLESYLKEKKKHLRQTLALISDKLQG, from the exons ATGAAAGAAGCAACACCAATGGTAGAAAAGCTGATTCCGCCAACATTAAACAAGAGGGCAGTGAACAACAACAAAGCCCCTAAACAGACAGCACTCCAAGAG ACGGAACATACACCTGCAAATCAAGACAAATCTCCAccgaaaaagaaaaaacctCCCTCTAAACCATCCACTTTGGAGTCAGCAGATTTATTTGTGGCTACAACTGCAG GTGCAAGTAGAGAGGTCAGCATGCTGTTTTCAAAATTTGCTGAAGTATTAAG TGAGAGAGCTGCAGCAGATACGTCCCAGATGAAGGAACTGGAGGGCATTTTGACAGAAGCTCAAAACCTTGAGTCCTAcctaaaagagaagaaaaagcacCTGAGGCAAACATTGGCTCTGATTTCGGATAAACTGCAGGGTTAA